A region of Pseudomonas sp. Marseille-Q3773 DNA encodes the following proteins:
- a CDS encoding GGDEF domain-containing protein: MLRLNAVRASHFLPSLILLLAGLAAAYVRDLSVFFTSLFNVLPTLVLLLGGAYCAVYRRQRELFLMLTVYIAYFLLDTQTDFYRDHGRVREDAAVIFHLVCLLLPTLFGLYGAWQERTHLLQDLVARGAVLFAVGSVAVALEQSYPEALLTWLAEIRWPSLHGQWMSLIQMVYPLFLGVFILLVVQYLRAPRPLHAALISGLLGIFWMLPQTFILPFTLNIMCSQVMLMIAASVAHEAYQMAFRDELTGLPGRRALNERMQRLGRNYVIAMTDVDHFKKFNDTHGHDVGDQVLRLVASRLSKVTGGGRAYRYGGEEFALVFAGKTAEECVPHVEAVREVIANYVMHLRDQHNRPQDDSAGRQRRAGSAGGTVSVTISIGVAERQADHRNPEAVLKSADQALYNAKSAGRNCVMVHGQQSQRGAVRMA; the protein is encoded by the coding sequence TTGCTTCGTCTTAACGCTGTTCGCGCGAGCCACTTCCTGCCTTCGCTGATCCTGTTGCTGGCAGGCCTCGCCGCGGCTTACGTGAGAGACCTCAGTGTCTTTTTCACATCGTTGTTCAATGTCCTGCCCACCTTGGTCCTGTTGCTGGGCGGTGCCTACTGCGCGGTGTACCGCCGCCAGCGCGAGCTGTTCCTGATGCTCACGGTGTATATCGCCTACTTCCTGCTCGACACCCAGACCGACTTCTACCGTGACCATGGCCGCGTGCGCGAAGATGCCGCGGTAATCTTCCATCTGGTGTGCCTGTTGTTGCCCACCCTGTTCGGGCTGTACGGTGCCTGGCAGGAGCGCACCCACCTGCTGCAGGACCTGGTTGCCCGTGGCGCCGTGCTGTTCGCCGTGGGCAGCGTGGCGGTGGCCCTCGAACAGAGCTACCCCGAAGCGCTGCTGACCTGGCTGGCGGAAATTCGCTGGCCGTCATTGCATGGCCAGTGGATGAGCCTTATCCAGATGGTCTACCCGTTGTTCCTCGGCGTGTTCATCCTGCTGGTGGTGCAGTACCTGCGCGCCCCGCGGCCGCTGCACGCCGCGTTGATCTCGGGCCTGCTGGGGATTTTCTGGATGTTGCCGCAAACGTTCATCCTGCCATTCACCCTCAACATCATGTGCAGCCAGGTAATGCTGATGATCGCGGCGTCGGTGGCTCATGAGGCCTACCAGATGGCCTTCCGCGACGAGCTGACCGGCTTGCCGGGGCGCCGCGCGCTGAACGAGCGCATGCAGCGCCTGGGGCGCAACTACGTGATTGCGATGACCGACGTGGACCACTTCAAGAAGTTCAACGATACCCATGGCCACGACGTGGGCGACCAGGTGCTGCGCCTGGTCGCCAGCCGCCTGTCCAAGGTGACCGGCGGTGGCCGGGCCTACCGTTATGGCGGCGAGGAATTCGCCTTGGTATTCGCTGGCAAGACAGCCGAAGAATGCGTGCCGCACGTGGAAGCCGTGCGTGAAGTGATCGCCAATTACGTGATGCACCTGCGCGACCAGCATAACCGTCCGCAGGACGACAGCGCCGGGCGCCAGCGACGGGCAGGCAGCGCGGGTGGGACGGTATCGGTCACCATCAGCATCGGCGTGGCCGAGCGCCAGGCCGATCATCGCAACCCCGAGGCAG